ATGAGGTTGCCGCGCGTGGCGCTCCAGCCTTCGGGGCGTTTTTCGGCGCGGTAGAGCTCCATGAGGTGGCAGCGGTCGTCCCAGTCCGGGTCGGGGCGGAAGGGGGCCTCAGGGGATGCCTCGAACTGGACATAGCCCCAGAACTCGGGGCGGTGCATGTCGATGGCCCACTGCGGGCTCCAGACCCAGTTGTGCTCGGGGGTGCTGGGGATCTTCTGGTAGGGTGCGGGGATCTTCCCGGAGTTATCCACAGGCGGGAGGGAGTTATCCACAGGGTAGTCGAAGTTATCCACAGGCTCGATATCCCACTCAACCCGCGAGAAGTTCACCCGCCACTGCTGCCCGAGCGTGGGGCAGCCTCCGCCTTGCAGGGTCTTGAGCCCGCTCCAGGGAAGCGCCAGCTCCAAGGTCCAGCCGTGGTCGCGGTCGCGGGCATCGTTGAGGGTGCCGATGACCTTGACTGCGGTCTTGATGCCCTCGATCTCCCACTCATTGAGCGCGGGCCCCCCATCCCGGTACGGCTTGGGCAGGCGCAGGTCCCAAGTGGTGTTGAGGGCGTTCATCTCGAACTCGCCGTAGTCGTGGTTGTCGCCGTCGGGGTCGAGGAAGACCTCGAAGTCGTTGTCGTAGAAGATCACGGAGTCGTGCTCGGTGAGCGTCGCCCAGATATCGGGCTCCTCCAGCTCGGCGGCGATATAGAAATAATTCTCGTCCCAGAGCATCTTGACGCGGGTACGGAAGCGGGGGGCGGGCTTGCTCTCGCCCTCGATGTCGAGAAAATCATCGCTCCAGGGCGCGGCCTGCCAGACCGGCTTGGTCAGGTCGCCGTCGATCACGATCGGCTGGCTGGCGCGGGCGCAGACATAGCCTTTGGGGTGGGGGTAGCTCATAGGAGTGCCTTTCGGAGTGTGTTCACAAGGGAGCGCGTTGTCTTGACCACCATGCCGTGACGGGCACCAGGAACCATCTGGAGCCTCTCACTCGCCTCGTGCCAGTGCACGGCGTCGTCGGACTCCGCCGCGCCCCAGGTGTCCTCTTGGTAGCGGTCGAAGTAGAGACGCCAGGTGTTCTCGATTTTCAGGGCAGTGGGGCCTTCTGCCCAGTAGTCGCCTGTGATGCGGGGGGCGATTCTCTCAAAGGGCCCCGTGGCGCTGGTGCCGCGTGCGACGAAGAGCCACTTGTGTGCCTGTGGGACCCGGGTCTCGTCCTTGCCGATCAGCAGCCAGCTCGTGCCATCCGGCACAATCGTGGCATCGATACAGTTAAATCCCGGGTCCCAGAGCAGCTTTGTCTCCGACCAGGTCGCGCCGTTGTCGTGGCTCTCACAGAAGTAGAAGCGGTGGTTGAGCGGCTTGCCGGAGGCACTGGCATCGGGGCCAGCCTGGGGATCGGTCTCGGGGAAGCGTCCCGGGATAGTCGTGGACCAGTAGAGCACCCAGCGCTGGCCCTGCGGCTCGTAGACCAGCTCGGGGGCCCAGGCATTGAGGGCATCGGGCTCGTGTGCCATCACGGGAAGCGTGCGCTGTGCGCTCCAGTGGAGCAGGTCGGGCGACGTGGCGTAGCCGACATGGCGGTCCCACCAGCCCGTGGTCCAGACCAGGTGCCAGAGGCCGTCGGGGCCTTGCGCCAGGCAGGGATCGCGCATGA
This genomic interval from Armatimonas rosea contains the following:
- a CDS encoding carbohydrate-binding family 9-like protein, with protein sequence MSYPHPKGYVCARASQPIVIDGDLTKPVWQAAPWSDDFLDIEGESKPAPRFRTRVKMLWDENYFYIAAELEEPDIWATLTEHDSVIFYDNDFEVFLDPDGDNHDYGEFEMNALNTTWDLRLPKPYRDGGPALNEWEIEGIKTAVKVIGTLNDARDRDHGWTLELALPWSGLKTLQGGGCPTLGQQWRVNFSRVEWDIEPVDNFDYPVDNSLPPVDNSGKIPAPYQKIPSTPEHNWVWSPQWAIDMHRPEFWGYVQFEASPEAPFRPDPDWDDRCHLMELYRAEKRPEGWSATRGNLIVTHDSRIRPTG
- a CDS encoding glycoside hydrolase family 43 protein, translating into MAESVCLLSYFLGNGETGAYLAVSDDGWGFSPLVEPNVPVIVPTVGPDKLMRDPCLAQGPDGLWHLVWTTGWWDRHVGYATSPDLLHWSAQRTLPVMAHEPDALNAWAPELVYEPQGQRWVLYWSTTIPGRFPETDPQAGPDASASGKPLNHRFYFCESHDNGATWSETKLLWDPGFNCIDATIVPDGTSWLLIGKDETRVPQAHKWLFVARGTSATGPFERIAPRITGDYWAEGPTALKIENTWRLYFDRYQEDTWGAAESDDAVHWHEASERLQMVPGARHGMVVKTTRSLVNTLRKALL